The genomic stretch CCCAAGGCAGACCTTGAAGTTCGCCGGGTCGAAGCCTTCCGAGAACAGGATGGTGCTGCCCAGCATTATTTCCCTGGCACGCCGGATGGCGCACGCCCCGGTATCTATTACGCGCACCTGTCTGACATGAGCGCGCTGCCAAAGCGTGAACTTGAGGTGATTGCCTATCATGAAGGCCTGCCCGGACATCATATGCAGATCTCCATTGCACAGGAGTTGGAGAGTGTCCCGACCTTCCGGACACAGGCTGGCTTCACTGCCTATGTGGAAGGCTGGGCGCTTTATTCCGAATGGCTTGCCAAGGAAATGCCGGGGACATACGAAGATTCCCTGTCAGAGTTTGGCCGGCTTGGTTCTGAAATGTGGCGCGCCGTCCGGCTTGTCGTTGATACAGGCCTTCATGCCAAAGGCTGGAGCGAAGAACAGGCTGTTGAGTATTTCCTTGCCAACACGGCAGCACCCGAAGCTCAGGCCGGATCGGAAGTTCAGCGCTATATCGTCCTGCCTGGTCAGGCGACAAGCTACAAGATTGGTATGCTGAAAATTCAGGAACTACGCCGGAATGCAGAAGCAGAACTTGGCGATGATTTTGATATCCGGGGCTTCCACGACACTGTGCTTGGTGGCGGTGCCATGCCGCTGACCATTCTTGAGCGCCGTGTGGAGCAGTGGGTTGAAAGCGTGAAATCAGCCACCTGATCCGGGTACCCATGTCTGACCCACTGGACGCATCGCAAACAGCGCCAAAATTTGCCGCCCCTGACCCGGGCGAGATGGCGGCGTGGTATGTGACGCATCTGGGGTTCCCCAACCATGCTGTTTTTGACAATGGCAATTATGCGATCGTGCGCCGCGGCGCCCTGACAGTGCATTTCTGGCAATGTGCAGAGCGGCATATTGCCGAGAATACGGCCTGCTATACAGAATTATCCAGTGTGCAGGCCCTGAATGATCTCCATGCAGACCTTCTTTCTCGTTCACGGGAAGACGGCTTTGCACCAGGACGGATTGAAAATGCCCCGGTCGATCAACCGGGGCACGGGATGCGCGAATTCCATGTCTGGGACCCGGCTGGCAACCTGATCGGTTTCGGGGCCAGCCTTTAGCCTCAAATTCTGACCCTAGATGACAATATCATCTGTCAGATCAGCAATGGTGATATTCTGAATAATCAGTGTATCCCCATTCAGGCTTGTCAGGGGTTATGCTGGTACCCTGACAATCATGGTTGCACCGCGCACATCTGCTATTTCAACGGTCGTGCCTTCTGCAAGGTCAGTGTCACTTTCAGCAATCCACTGGGTGTCACCATAGTTCACCTTGCCCTTGCCACCAGAAAAAGCCACCGAGACGACAGCGCGCTGGCCGACCTTCTGGGCACCGCGCTTATTCAGGTTTTCGTGGTCGGTCTTGCCGGATTGAAGCCATCTTTTTGCAAAGGGTGTACCATAAATGGTGAGTACGAATGTTATCGCGGCAAAAAGAAACAACTGTATGTGCCACTGACCATCCAGTAACCAGATATCCGCCACGCCGACAATCACGGCGGCTGTGGCCGGCCATAAAACATATGTGGTGCCGGTTGTGATTTCGGCAATCAGCAGAATAATGGCCAGAACCCACCAGTACCAGAATGGCATCTCCGCCAAAAATGTGATGATATCGCCCATCAGATCAATCCCTCCTTATACGCCAGTACTTAATAATTGCTGCTGGTTGATGGCGGCACAGAGCCATTTGCCCGCGGCGGCTCTTTTTCCAGGATGGTCTTGGTCAGCTCACCGATACCGCCGATAGACCCGACCAGTCCGGTCATTTCCGCCGGGACGATGACCAGTTTCTGTTGCGGCGAGATCGCGAGTTTTTCAAAGGCTTCCACATATTTCTGGGCCACAAAATAATTCACGGCCTGCACATCCCCCTCAGCGATAGCCGCAGAGACATCAGCAGTTGCCTGCGCTTCAGCCTGTGCCTCACGTTCACGCGCCTCGGCGTCGCGGAACGCGGCTTCCTTGCGCCCTTCCGCCTCAAGAATGGCAGACTGCTTTTCGCCTTCGGCCCGGAGGATTGCCGATTGCTTCTCGCCTTCGGCCGTCAGGATTTCCGCCCGCTTGAGGCGCTCGGCTTTCATCTGCCGGGCCATTGCCTCGGTAATATCCGCTGGCGGTGTAAGATCCTTGATCTCGACACGTGTGACCTTAACGCCCCACGGGTTTGTCGCCGCATCAATGACGGAGAGAAGCCGACCATTGATGTCATCGCGCTTGGACAGGACTTCATCGAGATCCAGCGAGCCGATCACGGTCCGCACGTTGGTCATGGACAGGTTCTCGATTGCCCGGGGCAGATTGGAGACCTCATAGGCTGCCTGCGCGGCATCCATAATCTGGATGAAGGCCACAGCATCAGCCCGCACCATGGCATTGTCCTTGGTGATCACTTCCTGAGACGGAATATCAATCACCTGTTCCATCATGTTCATTTTCCGCCCCACAGCATCAATGAATGGCACCAGCAGGTGCAGGCCCGGACTGAGGGTTTTCTGATATTTCCCGAACCGCTCAATCGTATATTCAAAGCCCTGCGGCACGATCTTGACCGTTGAAAACAGAATGAAAATTGACAGCACCACCAGGATGCCCACGAAAATGCCTACCGGATCCATATATTATCCCTCTCTTTGTTTACCTTGTGTTCTAGATGTAGGAATCGGAATCTGCTGTTTCCAGACTTGAAAAGTCAGCCATGTGTACCGTTCCCTCTTTGAAAGCAGTGTTTTGGGGTGATTTTTCCAGATGACACTGCCTGCGATGGCGCTTTCGGGTCACTATGGTCAGATTCTTGCCTGTTATGCACTTAACGACAGCCTTAGTTGAGGCTACAGTTATTTTTGTCGCTAATTGGGGAAGTGTCGGTGGTGTACAAGTCGGGTTTCCTGAAAATACCGGGAGTGATAACGCTCGCAGCGATTGCCCTTTTTGCCAGCAAGGCAGCGGCGCAATCTCCCCATATCTATGAATTTCCGCCCCTGATTATCGCGGCCGATGAGGAAGTGCCCGGCCAGCCGACCTATCTGAACCCGGCGGTGCCGGCTGACAGCTACAATTATATCATAACCGAGGATGGCGTTTATTCCACCCGGGACCCGATGGAGCTGCGCGAGCTGATTCCACCGGCAAGAAACACCGGCAGCGCCTGGAAGATTTACAAGACAGAATGGGACGAAGCCGATGAACGCGGCTATGAGGCTTTCGTCACCAGCCTTGGCCGGACCAAATGCGCCTCAATAGATGAATGCCTGCGCGACCCGGCCAATCCGTACCGTGATCTTGAAGATGATACGATCTATCTCGGGGATTGCGCCGACATGGCCTATTTCCTGCGCGGATATTATGCCTGGAAAAACGGGCTGCCATGGTCCTATCAGGATGCCATGCGCACGGCCAACGGAGCCGGCGAAGACCCGCGCTATTCCTCTGCCGGGAACATTGTCGCCAGCCGACGCTCGGTTATTACCCGCAGCGGCAGCAAGCCGGTCAATGCACCGGGCCTGCTGCGCCGTATCAGGGGAGAAGTGTCAACAGCCATGTTCCGTACACACCCTGTAACCGGGGCGCCGGAAGGTTTTGATGATTTCTATCCCGTGGCAATCGACCGGGAGCATGTGGTGCCCGGCTCCATTGTTTATGATGTCTATGGGCATGTGGGCCTTGTCTATGAGGTTGAAGAAGACGGCCGGGTGATGATTTTCTCCTCCCACCCTGACTTTTCCATCTCCCGGACTACCTATGGCGCCAACTTCATGCGCACAGGGCCAGAATTTGGCGGCGGCCTGAAAGCATGGCGCCCGATCAGACTGGTCGGAGCCACCAAGACAAGCGATGGCTCATATGTGGGCGGGCGCATTGTGGCCACTGCCAATGAGGACCTGCCCGGGTTCTCCATGGTGCAATATGTTGGCAATGGACCGGAGGACACACGTAACTGGTCTATGGCTGAGTTTCAGTATGAAAACCGTGTGCTGAATTATTACGAATTTGTACGGCGCAGTCTGGCTGACCCGGATTATGCTTTTGACCCGATCCGTGAACTGCGCAACGCCATGACAGCCATCTGCGGTGACCTGAAAGCCCGCAAAGTGGCCGTTGATGCCGCTGTGCGCGAAGGTGTTCACCTGAAAGATGCGCCGGAACGCCTGCCGGAAAATATCTATGGTACCTATGGCACCTGGGAGAGTTTCTCCACCCCCTCACGCGATGCACGCCTGAAGACTGCCTTTCGTGAGTTGCGTTGGCTAACGGAAGACCTGATCACCAAGCATCGTTATGGCCAGCCGGGCGTTGACTATACTGGCAACAATCTCACGGGCGATCTGCTGAACGCATTTGATGACGAAAAGAAGCGCTGTCAGATCACCTACCAGCGGATGGACCGATCGACCGTTGTGCTCAACATGAACCACATCATGGACCGCCTTTTTGACCTGTCTTTTGACCCCTATCACTGTCCGGAACGCCGCTGGGGCGCCAAAGGCAAAGAACTGGCGACCTGTCAGGAAACACCGGAAAAGGCGGCCTGGTATGATGCCCAGAAATATCTGCGCAACCAGGTTGAACGCACCTACAGTGTGCGGATGAACTTTCGGCAGGATGAGTTGAAGTCACCGCTTCTTGCTGATGTCACGGACGGTGGCCTTGGCGCGGTAGCACCACCGGATATTCACATCAAAAAATATCTGATGAGCCAGGTCGGCATCCATCGCTCTGAGGAAGGCGACCTCGGCAAGGGGATTGCCGGCACTGAAAGCGCGAACTGACACGCCTGCTGCCGTAAGATACAATCTCATTCGACAAACGGGACGTGCGACACTATGTGTTGAGCCTGAAAAGGAACACAGATCATGACCGTATTGCTCTATTTCCTCATTCCCATTGCCATGCTGGCAACGCTGGTATTTCTGGGTATGGGTATCTACTCCCTCGCCAGAGGGGGGGATTTTGCCAAAGAGAATTCCAACAAGCTGATGCGCCTGCGGGTGACAGCACAAGCCATAGCCATCGCGCTGCTGATGCTGTTTGTCTGGCTGGCATCACAAGGCAGTTAGGCTGAACAGTTTCGCCATGGTCAAACTCAACAAGATTTACACCAGAACCGGTGATGCCGGAGATACCGGCCTCGTTTCTGGTGCGCGTGTCGCCAAAACATCGCCCCGCATCGAGGCGATTGGCAGCGTTGACGAGTTAAACGCAGCCATCGGCCTGGCGCTGGCCAGTCTTGATGACGATGCACTCAAGAAACTGCTCTCGCATATCCAGAATGACCTGTTCGACATGGGGGCAGACCTTGCGACGCCAGATGAGATGGAAGGCGCCTTGCGGCTTGATCCGGCTCAGGCAACCTGGCTGGAAGAGCAGATGGACGCCCTGAACGACGACCTGCCTCCCCTCACCTCTTTCATCCTGCCAGCTGGCGGACAGGCGCCGGCGGCACTCCATCTGGCCCGGGCCATCGCCCGCCGCGCCGAGCGGGATGTCTGGCGCCTTGGCGAGAACGCGCCGGAGGGGGATATGGCGCACAGGACTGTCACAACCTATTTGAACAGGTTGTCTGACTTCCTATTTATCGCCGCGCGCAAAACCAGCCTGTCCCTCGGGAGGGAAATCCTCTGGCAGCCTGGCAAAAACCGTTCGTGACAATGCTGCATCGCCACATTGAATTTCCCCCTGCACACGACTAGGGTGCGCCCCAATCATGCGCCTGCCTGGCGCTTCAACCGATCAGCTGGAGAAAGAAACACAGATGAAAGTGCTTGTCCCTGTCAAACGCGTGATCGACTATAATGTGAAGGTCCGCGTCAAAGCCGACCAGAGCGATGTCGATCTCGCCAATGTCAAAATGGCGATGAACCCGTTCGATGAAATTGCTGTCGAACAGGCCGTTCAAATGAAAGAAGCCGGTACTGTCGAGGAAATCGTCCTTGTCTCCATCGGCCCCGAAAAAGCGCAGGATCAGATCCGCCAGGGTCTCGCAATGGGCGGCGACCGGGGTATTCTGGTTCACACGGATGATGAAGTGGAGCCGCTGGCTGTCGCCAAGATTCTCCAGAAGATTGTCGCGGAAGAGAGCCCGGAAATCGTGCTGCTCGGCAAACAGGCCATTGATGATGACTGCAACCAGACCGGTCAGATGCTGGGCGCGCTGCTTGGTTGGCCGCAGGGCACTTTCGCCTCGGAGGTCAGCAAGGAAGGCGATAAACTGCACGTCACCCGCGAAGTAGATGGTGGCCTGCAGACTGTTGCCCTCAACCTGCCTGCGATTGTGACAACGGACCTGCGGCTGAATGAGCCACGGTATGCCTCTTTGCCAAACATCATGAAGGCGAAGAAAAAGCCGATCGATAAAAAGACGCCTGCTGATTATGGCGTCGATACAGCCCTTCGCCTGACCAAGGTCAAGGTGACAGAGCCACCAAAACGCGAAGCCGGTGTCAAGGTCGAGAGCGTTGCAGAACTGATCGACAAACTCAAAAACGAAGCAGGAGTTCTATAAATCATGGCTATTCTTGTTATTGCAGAACACGATAATGACTCCCTGTCTGATGCCACTGGCAAGGCCGTTACGGCGGCAGCAGCCATCGGCAGTGATATTGATGTGCTTGTTGCTGGCACTGGCAGCGATGGGGTGGCCGCAGAAGCCGCCCAGATCGCTGGTGTGCGTCAGGTCTTGCACGCCGATGATGCCGCTTATGAAAAACAGCTTGCGGAAAATTATGAAGCGCTGATCCTCACCCTTGCGGGAGACTATGATGTATTGCTGACGCCCGCGGGGACATCCGGCAAAAACTTCATGCCACGCGTTGCCGCCAAACTGGACGTGATGCAGGTTTCTGATGTGACAGCCGTCATAGACGCTGAAACTTTTGAACGCCCGATTTACGCGGGTAATGCCATCGCGACGGTAAAGTCCTCTGATGCAAAGAAAGTCATCACAGTACGCAGCACTTCTTTTGCCGCGCCTGAGATGAGCAACTCTGCCCGTATCGAGAAAATCGGTGATGGCGTGACCTTCCCGTCAATCTCGGCTTTCGTGAAAGAGGAGCTGACGGTATCTGACCGCCCTGAATTGCAAGGGGCCAAAATTGTCATTTCCGGTGGACGCGCCCTTGCCTCCAACGAGAATTTCGAGAAGCTGATCTATCCGGTTGCGGACAAACTTGGCGCCGCGATTGGTGCATCCCGCGCGGCTGTCGATGCCGGGTATATGCCGAATGACTACCAGGTCGGACAGACTGGCAAGGTTGTCGCCCCGGAGCTTTATATCGCTGTGGGGATTTCCGGCGCGATCCAGCACCTTGCCGGCATGAAAGACTCCAAAGTCATCGTTGCCATCAACAAGGATGAAGAAGCGCCAATCTTCCAGGTTGCAGACTACGGTCTGGTCGCAGACCTGTTTGATGTTCTACCGGAACTGGAAGCCGCGCTGTAACCCACCCGGCGACTACACAGTCAGAAAACCAAAGGTGGGCCAACATGCCCGCCTTTTTTATGATAACCGGCTTTAAACTTCGTGTGCTAGTGGAAAACCACAAAACGAATCAATCGTCTATTTTGCTAACATTGCGCCAGAGTTTACCTTAAGACCGTTACGAGTTTACGGAGTTAAATCTGTCAAATTATGGATGAAATGCTGGACAAAAAGCAAGAGGCCAACAAGTCTGGTGCACCCATCAAGAAGTTACGGCTTGGCGTTGGGTGCTCTGTGCACCAACTGAGCAAGGCCCCTTACCACGCTGTAGAAAACTGGCGCACAACAATGCGTACTTCCGGTCAGTCGGCCAGACGAACTCTCGAAATTAAGGACGGCCAGACGGACTATGCTTATTCTTTGAGCGAATTTATCCTGGAGAAACACCACCTCACTTACGGGATGCCCTGGATTATGGGCAAAATCTATTTTGACATGCTGGTGGACCGCGAACTGAAACCTGAGGACAAAGTGCTGGATGTCGGGTGCGGGGCTGGCCGGGTTGGTATCCATCTGATTGAATACCTTGAAACTGGTCATTACTACGGCACCGACTCGCACCGCCCGTCGCTCGACGCCTTTGCTCAATACGAAGTGCCAATGAATGATCTGACAGGTAAAAAACCAAATCTGTATGAAGATTACCTCTTCAGCCTTGAAGAAATCGGCACGCAGTTTGATGTGATCCTTGATTTCTCGACTACACTGCACCTGAATGATGATCTCCGCCAGGAAGCATATCTTAAGTTTGCAAAGGTGCTGGCAAAAGGGGGCAGGATTATATCGGCCCCCGGATCAATATTATTGCAACAACCTCATCTAAAAGAACTTGGTTTCAAACACTACCACCGTCGACGACTGGAAGTGGAAGGACTCGATGAGTATTTCAGAGAATTCAGGCAGGGGCGGTCGAAGCACGTTTCCTGGAATGAAATACGCTTCCGAGAGAAAAAAAAGAACGATACTTGACCATCAAGAAGCACAGCTTTGCATGAACTGCCACTTCCCCATTTGCCGGGTCCGGCAAAAAAAGCTAAGCCTTCCTTCATGACCAAAACATTCGATCTGATTTTAAGAAATGGCACTGTCGTCAATCATGATGGCGAAGGCCTGCGTGATGTGGGTGTGCGTGACGGACGCATTGCGGAGATTGGCAGCCTGCAGCAGGCGGATGCCGGCGAGATTATGGATTGCACTGGCCTGCACATCCTGCCGGGCGTTATCGACACCCAGGTACATTTTCGTGAACCGGGTAATGAACACAAGGAGGATCTGGAAAGCGGGGCCCGTGCGGCCGTGCTTGGCGGCGTCTGCACTGTGTTTGAAATGCCGAATACGAGCCCGCTGACCGTGACGGAAGCGGCTATCAACGACAAACTGTCGCGCGCCCATCATCGCATGTGGTGCGACCACGCCTTTTATGTCGGGGCTACCCACGACAATGCCCGCGAACTGGCGGAACTGGAACTGCTGCCCGGTATATGCGGTGTCAAGATTTTCATGGGAGCCTCTACAGGCGACCTTCTGGTGCCTGATGATGACGGCGTGCGCGAAGTGCTGCGCCATGGCCGCCGACGCGTGGCGATCCACTCTGAAGATGAAGAATTATTGCGCGCCAATGCGGGTCTTGCACGCGAAGGTGACTGGACCTCGCACCCCGAAGTGCGGTCGGCTGAAGCCGCCTTAAAATGCACACAGCGCCTGCTGGCCATCGCCCGCGAGGTAAAGCGGCGCATCCACGTACTGCACATCTCGACGGCTGAGGAAGTACCGCTGCTGGCTGCCAACAACGATATCGCAACCTGCGAGGTCACACCTCAGCACCTGACTCTGGAGGGGCCGGAAGTCTATGAAAGGCTCAAAGGCTATGCCCAGATGAACCCGCCAGTGCGCGACGCCCATCACCGTCAGGGCCTCTGGTATGGCGTGGCACAAGGCGTTTTTGACGTTATCGGCACAGACCACGCCCCCCACACTTCTGAGGAAAAATCAAAACCTTACCCGCAATCACCCTCCGGTATGCCCGGCGTACAGACGCTGCTGCCGGTCATGCTCAATCATGTCGCTGAAGGCCGTTTGAGCCTTTCCAGGCTTGTGGACCTGATCTGCCACGGCCCGAACCGCATTTTCGGCATTGCCGGCAAAGGCCGCCTCGCCATTGGTTATGATGCCGATTTTACCTTGGTAGATTTGCAGGAAAAGCGTACAATAGAAGATGATTGGGTTGCCTCGAAATGTGGCTGGACGCCATATGCCGGGATGACCTGCCAGGGTTGGCCGATGGGGACCATTATTCGGGGTCGGCAAGTCATGGCGAACGGGGAACTTGTTGGCAGCGCGATTGGAGAGCCCGTCAGGTTCCAGGAGACACTGTAACGGCGACAGTATGTCGCCAAAGGGGGTCCGCCATGTTGCGGCAAAATGTCTTACTCATTATGACCGCGCTGTGCAGCGCAATGGTCTGCCTGACTGGTGTGAGCCGTGCCGATGAGCTGGAAGAGACTGCCACATACAGCCTGTTCCAGTCACCACAAGCCGCTTTCTTCATTGAACAGACGGAAAATGTCCTGATCCTGGATGTGCGCCGCGATGATCAATACAACGCGGCCCATATCGAAGACGCAATCCATATTTACCTGCATGATGACGACTTCATCAGCGAAATCGGTCGCCTCGATTCAACCCGCCCAATCCTGGTGTATGACAATATTTCACCGCCAACCGAGTGGACATTCCCTGTGCTGCGCAATGCAGGCTTTGAGCAGATCATCTATATCCGGGACGGTTTCAGCGGCTGGCGCCGCAACGGCCTGCCCATCGAGACTGGTACAACTGTAGAAACATTTGATTTCAGTGCCCAAGGCATTAGTCGCGGCCGCTGATTTTACGATGCCGTCAATCGGCGCTTTTGTCTGTTAGTTCAGGACGGCGGAATGGCCCGGCCAGTTGCCGGGTCAGCTCTGTGCCATCTGCTCCGAGTTTGCGCATCTCGGTTTCTGCCTCTGGGCCGCAATAATCAAAGCGGGCCTTTGTGGACTGAAATCCGTCATTGAATGCCGCTACCATGTCATTCCTGGTTGTCAGGACTGGTTCTTCCAGCGTCACCAGCTCTTTCATCCTGTTCCTGTAGCGCTCGGGAAAGTAGTCATAAGGCTGACAGGTTTGATGCAGATGATGTATTTGCCCGAGGAGCTCAGCCATGTCGATCAGTTGCTGCTGACGCTCGGCAAAGGAATATATCTGCGTGTCCACTGATATATCGCCCTGTGCGATTGGGTCGATGACCTGAGCGAGAGATAAAACAGCGATAACAGTGAGGGTTTTCATATTTTACTCCTCCTCTGAATGCTGTTGCATATAAGTCATCATGTCCCTTGCGAGGTTGAAATAAGCCTGCTCTGCTTCGCGAAACTTTCCGTCATTGCTGGTGAACGCCATGACGGTTTCGGCCTCCGGGAAGACCAGCAGCAACGCATACCACATCGTGTTCGTGCCATTATGCCAGATCAGGGTGCCGCCAGCCCATTTGCGCTCCATAATACCGATGCCATGGGCATACTCATCCAGAACAGGTGTATGCAGAATATCCCACGTATCCTGCATCAGGAAATCACTGCGCCCCTGATATCCATCAAGATGCAGTTGGCCATAGATGGCTAAATCCTGAAGGGACATATGGGCTCGGCCCGCCGGACTCATCAGGGGTGTGTTGTCTGCCCCATCCGCCGGATTCATGGCCATCTTGATGAAAAACCGTGAGGCGTGACTCCACGGGTTATCTCCGTCGGGGGCCCCGAAACCGGCACTTTCAAGTCCCAGCGGTTGAAAGACCTTTTCCAACATTAGCGTCTCATAGGGTATATCTGTGACGCTCTCCGCAATATGACCAGCCAGACTGATCCCGGCATTGGAATACTGGAACTTTTCACCAGGTGGTGTTGCCGGTGCCTTGGCCAGCATCGCAGCAAAAACCTTCCGACGCTCCAGACGCGCCTCTTCATGAGTTTCCGGCCATTTCAGCTTCGCTGACAATGGGAAGTTTCCAGGCATACCGGCTGTGTGCGTCATAAGGTGGTGCAGGGTAACTCTTTGCCACCCAGCGTCCATCTCATTGGCAAGGTCCGGCAGCAACTGAGGCAAAGTCTGTGAAAAACTGACCTTGCCCTCATCAACAAGCAATCCGATCAGGACACCCGTCATAGATTTAGTCACCGAGCCGAGATGCCACTTGTCATTCTGCTCAATTAGGTCTGGCTTGCCATTCCGGCGCACGCCATCAACCGAGAGCGCAACAACAGTGCCATTACGAACAATGATGGCGCCCGCCCCGACAAGCCCTTCGGCGTCTCTGGCACCAGAGAGTCCAGCGTCTAGCTGGCGCTGAATATCATCATTCGCATGTGACGGGCTGATCGTGTACAACACCGACAAAATAATCAAATAACACCAACGGCCCATGACAGTCTCCCTGTTACGCATTACCCTGGACAAGGTATCTGGCCACACCGTGGCAAGGTCAATATTTTTACCACAAACGACCCCGTGAGAGAAATCCAATGGAATATCTGCATACGATGGTCCGGGTCTCGGACCTTGACGCCTCCCTCGACTTCTACTGCGACAAGCTGGGGCTAGAAGAAGTCAGTCGCTATGAAAATGACAAAGGGCGCTTCACGCTGGTTTTCCTCTGCGCCCCCGGGGACCGCGAACTGGCTGAGCAAAAAAAAGCCCCGATGGTGGAACTTACCTATAACTGGGATCCTGAACAGTATGACGGGGGGCGCAATTTCGGCCATCTGGCATATCGCGTCGATGATATTTATGCGCTTTGCCAAAAATTAAGGGATAAGGGCGTGACCATCAATCGCCCACCGCGCGATGGGCACATGGCGTTTGTGCGCTCGCCTGACGGTATTTCGATCGAATTGTTGCAGCGCGGCGAAAATCTGCCTCCTATGGAACCATGGGCCAGCATGGAGAACACTGGCAGCTGGTAATTATCATACGCTTGTTTTGCCTTGTTTATCCTGGTTCAGACCGCGATTATCTGGTTGCTTTGTCTCTGGATGCGCAATAACCTGATATATTGTACCACCTGTACGGTATTGGTACTGAAATAACGGCGTGAAGGGGATAGCGCGCCGAGAAAAAGATTCGGGGGGACCCCATATGCAGGTCAGATTCTGGGGAACGCGTGGCTCCATCGCCACATCCGGCAAAGACAAGCTGAAATACGGCGGTAATACATCCTGCGTGGAAGTGCGCTCACAATCAGGCACACTGATCGTGATTGACTGCGGGACCGGCGTGCACCCTCTGGGCCAGCAACTGGTCAAGGAATTCAACGGCCAGGTAAGCGGCCATATGCTTATCAGTCATACTCACTGGGATCATATTCAGGGTTTCCCGTTTTTCACGCCGTATTTTGTCCCCGGTAATGAATGGCACATCTATGGTCCCAGCGGCTTTGGCCCGACCATGAATCAGGCCCTGTCCGACCAGATGCAATACACCTACTTCCCGGTCTCCATGGAATACATGGCCGCGAAGCTTCATTTCCATGATCTCGTCGAAGGCTCATTCCGGATTGGGGACATCACGGTGCGCGCCCGCTATCTCAACCACCCGCAGCTTACGCTGGGCTATCGTCTGGAGGCAGATGGCGCTTCTGTCGTTTATTCCTGTGACCATGAACCACATTCACACGCCTGTGCCATGGGCCACGGCAATATCACCGGCAATGACCATGAACATGCCGAATTCCTCGCGGAAGCTGATCTGGTGATTCATGATTCACAGTACACGGCTGATGAATATGAGACAAAAATGGGCTGGGGGCACAGCACGTATGAATATGCCTATCGCATGGCGCAATATGCCGATGTAAAAAAACTCAT from Parvularcula sp. IMCC14364 encodes the following:
- a CDS encoding SPFH domain-containing protein, with protein sequence MDPVGIFVGILVVLSIFILFSTVKIVPQGFEYTIERFGKYQKTLSPGLHLLVPFIDAVGRKMNMMEQVIDIPSQEVITKDNAMVRADAVAFIQIMDAAQAAYEVSNLPRAIENLSMTNVRTVIGSLDLDEVLSKRDDINGRLLSVIDAATNPWGVKVTRVEIKDLTPPADITEAMARQMKAERLKRAEILTAEGEKQSAILRAEGEKQSAILEAEGRKEAAFRDAEAREREAQAEAQATADVSAAIAEGDVQAVNYFVAQKYVEAFEKLAISPQQKLVIVPAEMTGLVGSIGGIGELTKTILEKEPPRANGSVPPSTSSNY
- a CDS encoding dihydroorotase, which gives rise to MTKTFDLILRNGTVVNHDGEGLRDVGVRDGRIAEIGSLQQADAGEIMDCTGLHILPGVIDTQVHFREPGNEHKEDLESGARAAVLGGVCTVFEMPNTSPLTVTEAAINDKLSRAHHRMWCDHAFYVGATHDNARELAELELLPGICGVKIFMGASTGDLLVPDDDGVREVLRHGRRRVAIHSEDEELLRANAGLAREGDWTSHPEVRSAEAALKCTQRLLAIAREVKRRIHVLHISTAEEVPLLAANNDIATCEVTPQHLTLEGPEVYERLKGYAQMNPPVRDAHHRQGLWYGVAQGVFDVIGTDHAPHTSEEKSKPYPQSPSGMPGVQTLLPVMLNHVAEGRLSLSRLVDLICHGPNRIFGIAGKGRLAIGYDADFTLVDLQEKRTIEDDWVASKCGWTPYAGMTCQGWPMGTIIRGRQVMANGELVGSAIGEPVRFQETL
- a CDS encoding electron transfer flavoprotein subunit alpha/FixB family protein, translated to MAILVIAEHDNDSLSDATGKAVTAAAAIGSDIDVLVAGTGSDGVAAEAAQIAGVRQVLHADDAAYEKQLAENYEALILTLAGDYDVLLTPAGTSGKNFMPRVAAKLDVMQVSDVTAVIDAETFERPIYAGNAIATVKSSDAKKVITVRSTSFAAPEMSNSARIEKIGDGVTFPSISAFVKEELTVSDRPELQGAKIVISGGRALASNENFEKLIYPVADKLGAAIGASRAAVDAGYMPNDYQVGQTGKVVAPELYIAVGISGAIQHLAGMKDSKVIVAINKDEEAPIFQVADYGLVADLFDVLPELEAAL
- a CDS encoding NfeD family protein, producing the protein MGDIITFLAEMPFWYWWVLAIILLIAEITTGTTYVLWPATAAVIVGVADIWLLDGQWHIQLFLFAAITFVLTIYGTPFAKRWLQSGKTDHENLNKRGAQKVGQRAVVSVAFSGGKGKVNYGDTQWIAESDTDLAEGTTVEIADVRGATMIVRVPA
- a CDS encoding class I SAM-dependent methyltransferase → MDEMLDKKQEANKSGAPIKKLRLGVGCSVHQLSKAPYHAVENWRTTMRTSGQSARRTLEIKDGQTDYAYSLSEFILEKHHLTYGMPWIMGKIYFDMLVDRELKPEDKVLDVGCGAGRVGIHLIEYLETGHYYGTDSHRPSLDAFAQYEVPMNDLTGKKPNLYEDYLFSLEEIGTQFDVILDFSTTLHLNDDLRQEAYLKFAKVLAKGGRIISAPGSILLQQPHLKELGFKHYHRRRLEVEGLDEYFREFRQGRSKHVSWNEIRFREKKKNDT
- a CDS encoding electron transfer flavoprotein subunit beta/FixA family protein gives rise to the protein MKVLVPVKRVIDYNVKVRVKADQSDVDLANVKMAMNPFDEIAVEQAVQMKEAGTVEEIVLVSIGPEKAQDQIRQGLAMGGDRGILVHTDDEVEPLAVAKILQKIVAEESPEIVLLGKQAIDDDCNQTGQMLGALLGWPQGTFASEVSKEGDKLHVTREVDGGLQTVALNLPAIVTTDLRLNEPRYASLPNIMKAKKKPIDKKTPADYGVDTALRLTKVKVTEPPKREAGVKVESVAELIDKLKNEAGVL
- a CDS encoding twin transmembrane helix small protein, which gives rise to MTVLLYFLIPIAMLATLVFLGMGIYSLARGGDFAKENSNKLMRLRVTAQAIAIALLMLFVWLASQGS
- a CDS encoding cob(I)yrinic acid a,c-diamide adenosyltransferase, which encodes MVKLNKIYTRTGDAGDTGLVSGARVAKTSPRIEAIGSVDELNAAIGLALASLDDDALKKLLSHIQNDLFDMGADLATPDEMEGALRLDPAQATWLEEQMDALNDDLPPLTSFILPAGGQAPAALHLARAIARRAERDVWRLGENAPEGDMAHRTVTTYLNRLSDFLFIAARKTSLSLGREILWQPGKNRS